A genomic window from Paenibacillus antri includes:
- a CDS encoding AraC family transcriptional regulator encodes MRRRKNVFWTLWLSYLLILLIPVTISVFLYSNIKGTMVENANRSNLAMLEQVRQVVDGQMQDIDRLTIQIASHPKLQALWNLNDGERYLEYSEAVAALKTLRFGTGLIGEFYIHYRNRDMILSPTLKTDTQTYFNKISPYGGYTAEEVKEKLLTGYHFKTFWPSESAESSTMSSRNVIATATTLPLGEINNVRATLVMLIEEQHIFALLKQIEWANSASMYIVDESGRVILSTAGRSAPPDGLPTGAPASGYLSFQHNGQDMMLSYTRGVNGWQYISLIPKDVVLQRINEITNWVVTMLIVVLLIGTAAAYWMAYRSYGPIRDMVSALLNGNAERSPPESNEYEFIKSSIARNLAEREEMMHRLADHAPVVRAHFLTRLLNGQTEPSQIEQSSIDFMGLHLPHQLNCVVLVTCDDSSEFRREDSEEEWALVRFVLVNLSSGLIDGNGYVVETERNQLALLLNLADSEEEAKRLRDTMISDLKEITAERFRMQISIASSSIHPGIQGFERGYREALSALDYRIIHGVGSIIYYDQTKDIKDGYYQYPLEAEIRLANFLKGGESEQAERLLDELYELNVVSGELTSEMGKFLAIDLLSTVIKVLNALKLDGKELLQGIDPIRYIMDNTSVQEMLQKTKELCRLICSNVNGARTDQGDLLNERIKRYIGERVLDNNLSLTSIADHFGMAPQYISGFFKKQNRVNLNEYIVDSRMQVAKKLLAETNLTMMQIAQHIGYANDIGFIRVFKKLEGITPGKYREMIRGSESKNA; translated from the coding sequence ATGAGACGACGGAAGAACGTCTTCTGGACATTGTGGTTATCTTACCTTCTCATTTTATTGATCCCGGTGACCATCTCCGTGTTTCTTTACTCGAACATTAAGGGAACGATGGTGGAGAACGCGAACCGTTCCAATCTGGCGATGCTGGAGCAGGTCAGGCAAGTCGTCGACGGCCAGATGCAGGATATCGACCGGCTGACGATCCAAATCGCGTCGCACCCGAAGCTGCAAGCGCTGTGGAATTTGAACGACGGCGAGCGGTATTTGGAGTATTCCGAAGCGGTCGCGGCGTTGAAAACCCTTCGTTTCGGCACCGGTTTGATCGGCGAGTTTTACATCCATTACCGAAACCGGGACATGATCCTCTCCCCGACGCTCAAGACCGATACCCAAACGTACTTCAATAAGATTTCCCCCTATGGCGGCTACACGGCGGAAGAAGTGAAGGAGAAGCTGCTCACGGGATACCACTTCAAGACGTTCTGGCCTTCCGAGTCCGCGGAATCGAGCACGATGTCCTCTAGAAATGTAATCGCTACCGCGACGACGCTGCCGCTCGGTGAAATCAACAATGTCAGGGCCACGCTGGTGATGCTGATCGAGGAACAGCACATCTTCGCGCTGTTGAAGCAAATCGAATGGGCCAACAGCGCGTCCATGTATATCGTGGACGAATCCGGGCGGGTCATCTTATCGACCGCGGGGCGGAGCGCGCCGCCGGACGGTCTTCCGACCGGCGCGCCTGCGTCCGGTTACCTCTCGTTCCAGCATAACGGCCAAGACATGATGCTATCGTACACCCGCGGGGTGAACGGTTGGCAATATATTTCGCTCATTCCGAAGGATGTCGTGCTGCAGCGTATTAACGAGATTACGAACTGGGTCGTTACGATGTTGATCGTCGTGCTGCTGATCGGCACCGCGGCGGCTTACTGGATGGCTTACCGCAGCTACGGTCCGATTCGGGATATGGTCAGCGCGTTGTTGAACGGGAACGCCGAGCGGTCCCCGCCGGAATCCAATGAATACGAATTCATTAAATCGTCGATCGCGCGCAACCTGGCGGAGCGGGAAGAGATGATGCATCGGCTCGCGGATCATGCGCCCGTCGTTCGCGCGCATTTCCTCACCCGGCTGCTGAACGGGCAGACGGAGCCGAGCCAAATCGAACAAAGCTCGATAGATTTCATGGGGCTGCATCTTCCCCATCAGCTGAACTGCGTCGTCCTCGTTACCTGCGACGATTCTAGCGAGTTCCGGAGGGAGGACAGCGAAGAAGAGTGGGCGCTCGTCCGATTCGTGCTCGTCAATCTTAGCAGCGGCTTGATCGACGGGAACGGGTACGTCGTGGAGACGGAGCGCAATCAGTTGGCGCTGCTGTTGAATTTAGCGGATTCGGAGGAAGAGGCGAAGCGTCTCCGAGATACGATGATCTCGGATCTGAAGGAGATTACGGCCGAACGGTTCCGGATGCAAATCTCGATCGCCTCCAGCTCGATTCATCCGGGGATTCAAGGCTTCGAACGGGGGTATCGCGAAGCGTTAAGCGCGCTCGACTACCGGATTATTCACGGCGTAGGCTCCATTATCTATTACGACCAAACCAAAGATATCAAGGACGGCTACTATCAATACCCGTTGGAGGCCGAAATTCGGCTCGCGAACTTCTTGAAGGGCGGGGAGTCCGAGCAAGCGGAACGATTGTTGGACGAACTGTACGAGCTGAACGTCGTGTCCGGCGAGCTGACGTCGGAGATGGGCAAGTTTCTGGCGATCGACTTGCTCAGCACCGTGATTAAGGTTTTGAACGCCCTGAAGCTGGACGGCAAGGAGCTGCTGCAGGGCATCGATCCGATCCGTTATATCATGGACAACACCTCGGTGCAGGAGATGCTGCAGAAGACGAAGGAGCTCTGCCGATTGATCTGCAGCAACGTCAACGGCGCGCGGACCGATCAGGGCGATCTGCTGAACGAACGGATCAAGCGGTACATCGGCGAGCGCGTCTTGGACAACAATCTCAGCTTAACTTCGATCGCGGATCACTTCGGCATGGCGCCGCAATACATCTCAGGCTTCTTCAAGAAGCAAAACCGGGTGAATCTGAACGAATACATCGTGGACAGCCGAATGCAGGTGGCGAAGAAGCTGCTGGCCGAGACGAATCTAACGATGATGCAAATCGCGCAGCACATCGGGTACGCGAACGATATCGGCTTCATTCGCGTATTTAAGAAGCTGGAAGGCATTACGCCGGGAAAATATCGGGAGATGATCCGCGGGTCCGAAAGCAAAAACGCGTAA
- a CDS encoding extracellular solute-binding protein, translated as MGMNNWKTLSRTSVGIMITALLVVGCNTSSTAPEEPADGNAGTGAAEQTNEKAPEAAEEVGYPDEITYWVQLNANVAATMKDYGEIAAYKKVAELTGTKVTFQHPPVGQEKDQFNLMIASGELPDVIEYPWAAAPKGADSLIKEGRILRLNELIAEHAPNLTKILDENPDYRKMVTTDEGNIYVMPFIMGDPSLSVVHGPIVREDWLKKLGLEQPTTIAEWEAMLTAFRDGDPNGNGQKDEIPFLFNINDIDLDHLFVGAWGITQDFYQENGTVKYGPIQPEFKEYLATLAKWYKDGLIDPDFATTDGKLKDAKVTGNQLGAFTGYPGSSIGRYIDLMKENPEFSLVGPVYPALEEGGYAMGNYSYPFSGIGAAVSATADNPEQIVKWLDYKYSEEGHFLFNFGIEGESYTMVDGYPTYTDVILKNPDGLPITQAMAKYFTANWSGPFIQDKRYMEQYYQLDQQKQANQNWSQADHSKHLPPLTLTADESSKTASIMNDVKTYRDEMINRFIMGAEPIDNFDKFVSTIENMGIQEAIAARQAALERYNARK; from the coding sequence ATGGGTATGAACAATTGGAAGACGCTGTCGCGCACGTCGGTCGGCATCATGATTACTGCTTTGCTTGTCGTCGGCTGCAACACCTCGAGCACCGCGCCGGAGGAGCCGGCCGACGGGAACGCGGGAACCGGCGCCGCGGAACAGACGAACGAGAAAGCGCCCGAAGCGGCCGAAGAAGTCGGTTACCCGGATGAAATTACTTACTGGGTACAATTGAACGCCAACGTCGCCGCGACGATGAAGGATTACGGCGAGATCGCCGCCTACAAGAAGGTCGCCGAATTAACGGGCACCAAGGTTACGTTCCAACACCCGCCGGTCGGCCAAGAGAAGGATCAGTTTAACTTGATGATCGCCTCCGGCGAGCTGCCGGACGTCATCGAATATCCTTGGGCGGCCGCTCCGAAGGGAGCCGACAGCTTAATTAAGGAAGGACGCATTCTTCGCCTGAACGAGCTGATCGCCGAACATGCGCCGAACCTGACGAAGATATTGGACGAAAATCCGGACTACCGGAAGATGGTGACGACGGACGAGGGCAATATTTACGTCATGCCGTTCATCATGGGCGATCCGTCCTTGTCGGTCGTCCACGGCCCGATCGTTCGGGAGGATTGGCTGAAGAAGCTCGGTCTGGAGCAGCCGACGACGATCGCGGAATGGGAAGCGATGCTGACCGCGTTCCGGGACGGCGACCCGAACGGCAACGGCCAGAAGGACGAAATCCCGTTCTTGTTCAATATCAACGACATCGACTTAGACCATCTGTTCGTAGGCGCTTGGGGAATTACGCAGGATTTCTACCAAGAGAACGGCACGGTGAAATACGGCCCGATTCAGCCGGAATTCAAAGAGTACCTGGCGACCTTGGCGAAGTGGTATAAGGACGGTCTGATCGATCCCGACTTCGCGACGACGGACGGCAAGCTGAAGGACGCGAAGGTGACGGGCAATCAGTTGGGCGCCTTCACCGGTTATCCGGGCAGCAGCATCGGCCGCTACATCGATCTCATGAAGGAGAACCCGGAATTTTCCTTGGTCGGTCCGGTGTATCCGGCGTTGGAAGAGGGCGGTTACGCGATGGGCAACTATTCGTATCCGTTCTCCGGCATCGGCGCGGCGGTATCGGCTACGGCGGATAACCCGGAGCAAATCGTGAAGTGGCTCGATTATAAATACAGCGAGGAAGGCCATTTCCTGTTCAACTTCGGCATCGAAGGCGAAAGCTACACGATGGTCGACGGATACCCGACATATACGGACGTGATTTTGAAAAATCCGGACGGACTCCCGATCACGCAAGCGATGGCGAAATATTTCACGGCGAACTGGAGCGGCCCGTTCATTCAGGACAAACGGTACATGGAGCAATACTACCAGTTGGATCAACAGAAGCAAGCGAACCAGAACTGGTCCCAAGCCGATCATTCGAAGCATCTGCCGCCGCTTACGCTGACGGCCGACGAAAGCTCGAAGACGGCTTCCATCATGAACGACGTCAAGACGTACCGCGACGAGATGATCAACCGGTTCATTATGGGCGCGGAGCCGATCGACAACTTCGACAAATTCGTCTCGACGATCGAAAACATGGGCATTCAGGAAGCGATCGCCGCGCGCCAAGCCGCGCTCGAACGCTATAACGCGCGTAAGTAA
- a CDS encoding ABC transporter permease, which yields MSLMPRRKSGPPVTGVDKNAFSYRAFRDLKLNKYIYVMLVPVIAYYVVFLYGPMYGLQIAFKDYSAGAGMWNSPWVGFKHFESFFESYYFWRLLRNTVLLSLYELVFAFPASIILALLLNELRSNRFKRTVQTVTYMPHFISIVVISGMLVDFLSRDGLINNVIAMFGFERTAFLGEAGWFRSIYISSNIWQSVGWGSIIYLSAMSSIDPSLYEAARVDGANRWKQTLHVTIPGIMPTIVILLILQIGSFMTVGTEKILLLYNPTTYETADVIGTFLYRKGILEADYSYSAAVGLFNSVINFALLVLANAASKKSGNNLW from the coding sequence ATGTCCTTGATGCCGAGAAGAAAATCAGGTCCCCCTGTGACGGGGGTCGATAAGAACGCGTTCTCGTACCGCGCGTTCCGCGACCTGAAATTGAACAAGTACATCTACGTCATGTTGGTTCCGGTCATCGCGTATTATGTCGTGTTCCTTTACGGCCCGATGTACGGCTTGCAGATCGCATTCAAAGATTACTCGGCCGGAGCGGGCATGTGGAACAGCCCCTGGGTCGGCTTCAAACATTTCGAAAGCTTCTTCGAAAGCTATTACTTCTGGCGTCTGCTGCGGAATACGGTGCTGCTGAGCCTCTACGAGCTCGTCTTCGCCTTCCCCGCGTCCATAATTCTTGCGCTGCTTCTGAACGAGCTGCGCAGCAACCGGTTTAAGCGAACGGTGCAGACGGTGACGTATATGCCCCATTTCATCTCCATCGTCGTCATCTCCGGCATGCTGGTCGACTTCTTGTCGCGCGACGGCTTGATCAATAACGTCATCGCCATGTTCGGCTTCGAACGAACGGCCTTCCTGGGCGAAGCCGGATGGTTCCGGTCGATCTATATTTCCTCGAACATTTGGCAGAGCGTCGGCTGGGGGTCCATCATTTACTTGTCCGCCATGTCGAGCATCGATCCTTCTCTCTACGAAGCCGCGCGGGTGGACGGAGCGAACCGGTGGAAGCAGACGCTTCACGTGACGATTCCCGGCATCATGCCGACGATCGTCATCCTGCTCATCCTGCAGATCGGAAGCTTCATGACGGTCGGAACGGAGAAAATCCTTCTCCTCTACAATCCGACGACGTACGAAACCGCCGACGTCATCGGGACGTTCCTGTACCGGAAGGGGATCTTGGAGGCGGATTACAGCTACAGCGCGGCGGTCGGCTTGTTTAACTCGGTCATCAACTTCGCGTTACTGGTTCTGGCCAATGCCGCCAGCAAAAAATCCGGAAACAATCTGTGGTAA
- a CDS encoding carbohydrate ABC transporter permease, whose protein sequence is MTLKRSFGERLFDVGNVLALSLLTLATAYPFLYVLFASVSDAQAVVQTRGLLLYPKGFSLEAYKLVFMNPSILTGYANTLFIVVVGTALNLAMTALGAYALSRQNVMWRNPIMFGIVFTMFFNGGLIPTFLLVNDIGLLDSRWALILPVAMSAYNLVIMRTAFQGVPVSLEESAKLDGANDFTVLFRIFIPLSMPVIAVMILFYGVAHWNSWFNAMIYIRTRELYPLQLILREILITNSTDSMMTAVGGGDRMPVGETIKYATIIVSTIPVLCLYPFLQKYFVKGVMIGAIKG, encoded by the coding sequence ATGACGTTAAAAAGAAGCTTCGGCGAACGGCTATTCGACGTCGGCAATGTTTTGGCCCTGTCTCTGCTGACGTTAGCGACGGCATATCCGTTCCTGTACGTGTTGTTCGCGTCCGTAAGCGACGCCCAGGCGGTCGTGCAAACGCGCGGGCTGTTGTTATATCCGAAGGGATTCAGCTTGGAAGCGTACAAGCTCGTATTCATGAATCCATCGATTCTGACGGGCTACGCGAACACCTTGTTCATCGTCGTCGTCGGCACCGCCTTGAACCTCGCCATGACCGCCCTTGGGGCGTACGCGCTGTCCCGGCAGAACGTTATGTGGAGAAATCCGATTATGTTCGGGATCGTCTTTACGATGTTCTTTAACGGAGGGTTGATCCCGACGTTCCTGCTCGTGAACGACATCGGCCTGCTGGATTCCCGATGGGCATTGATTTTGCCGGTGGCGATGAGCGCCTACAACTTGGTCATCATGCGGACGGCGTTCCAAGGCGTTCCCGTCAGCCTCGAGGAATCCGCCAAGCTGGACGGGGCCAATGACTTCACCGTGTTGTTCCGCATCTTCATCCCGTTGTCCATGCCGGTCATCGCCGTCATGATTTTGTTTTACGGCGTCGCTCATTGGAACTCTTGGTTTAACGCGATGATCTACATTCGCACGAGGGAACTGTACCCGCTCCAACTGATCTTAAGGGAAATTCTCATCACCAACAGCACGGATTCGATGATGACCGCCGTCGGCGGCGGCGACCGCATGCCGGTCGGGGAGACGATCAAGTACGCGACGATCATCGTGTCGACGATTCCGGTGTTATGCTTGTACCCGTTCTTGCAGAAGTATTTCGTCAAGGGCGTTATGATCGGCGC